A single genomic interval of Candidatus Nomurabacteria bacterium harbors:
- a CDS encoding topoisomerase DNA-binding C4 zinc finger domain-containing protein — protein sequence MTDLNKENINKINIFIKNVAKYFMDFLESDFHKHRKPNRKVIYREKSNLLVGQRLDSYPTFQKLITESIKDGFNGKGVKRITKGVYKRSVPKSFMDKINRLIKDLGDNDVQKLRDKILSYFGNPRDFSQDIYEIEDQLIEGIKAIIKEHLTIPFVNKIKTIIQSVSQDENNNLFIIEDELTNNIFALIEEFIPEIISSLTDKNKPLNKEDFKNLLSTESVKSVLISFFESMHTADLFEDVSEMNRNLQTLEKQEFYLYFYDLSYEGITYPIFYIPFNLVEIQNEKTYEVEFDSQVYINKKALEYLAQEYNSDSQDSQATLKEITNRIIYLAEYKDNLPDRLNSILNEIVSFFKLDKDFDLNDSSIQKSKSLLITASNSCYIAIFDKSDEALVNDYEDILKLLELGDSKLSEAFIRIIEDFIYNNPVPFEDEVEQEWEDTYSSDKLIFQSPIPLNSEQRQIVNALQKDGCNYISVEGPPGTGKSHTITSIVFNAILKEQSVLVLSDKKEALDVVESKISDSMNKARPSGDFQNPILRLGKTGNTYKDILSRASVEKIKNYHKALKKHNGNLEDNIIKLEKTLKEDFEAESLSYSDIDIGKITEYYNLQKLTDEWEEYVDLQELLNTSGSAEILENVNVIIKELLETLLDPNYEIYNTLKIETENLSSINDWTLLKQSIDTTIQVSEKVLEIYPQLVNQMVIFDAFSYEDLTELREIVREFNDLKTPIIGFLFKKKDLAKVDLKFKKTFNTSLETNPSNQLSNIEKALEIFNYFEELIFELQDEYPIDPFTIFHYLFAFQNSREIIGTNITDRIESFEEIFKSSKLIPETFTKIGLDQDNIDSIKTLKILNLEDRLFNKLLRYISLFEELVDRFNKIPSYNYILLKQQLEELVTTKMTYLMDERLIDFDRNYKADRIALGKIIQSKQKFPKDDFLKLKNAFPCILAGIRDYAEYIPLESNIFDLVIIDEASQVSIAQAFPALLRAKKVLVLGDRKQFPNVKSSQAKGITNQNYLNVLEKSFRENISSETKELTKLKNFNIRTSILEFFDSINNYNSLLKKHFRSYKEIISYSNKYFYGDELQVMKIRGKHIDEVLKFTVIENPDIDGLITNTNRSEVKAVIQELEKLHLEDSNQSIGIITPHTNQRKLFIDEIDRHPYREYFFEKLKLKIMTFDTCQGEERDIIFYSMVASKEKDGLSNIFIKDLETSPEGSIRKSRLNVGFSRAKETMHFFISKPIEEFKGSIGLALRHYHTILEKGKNEPQISEVDPNSPMEEKILHWLTQTEFWQNNFPDKLHLKPQFEIGKYLKQLDDTNSYNHPNYVVDFLMLYKDENNNTHKIIIEYDGFKEHFSQIDEINELNYSHYYSEDDVYRQKILESYGYKFLRLNKFNLGENPIKTIDTNINELVKISLPNNFLNQIQADFEALESGEMRECPKCETLREVNDFLDSSLVGGVGRICNHCKGITNGKYASSKRSCPKCGSAMILRSGPYGRFYGCSRYPNCKGTRRI from the coding sequence ATGACAGACTTAAACAAAGAAAATATTAATAAAATAAACATATTCATTAAGAATGTCGCAAAATATTTTATGGACTTTCTTGAGTCAGACTTCCATAAACACAGAAAACCAAACCGTAAAGTCATTTATAGGGAAAAAAGTAATTTGCTAGTCGGTCAAAGGCTAGATTCATATCCCACTTTTCAGAAGCTCATTACAGAATCAATTAAGGACGGTTTTAATGGCAAGGGAGTAAAGCGTATCACTAAAGGAGTCTATAAGAGATCGGTTCCTAAATCATTTATGGATAAAATAAACAGATTAATCAAGGATTTGGGAGATAATGACGTGCAGAAACTCAGAGATAAAATCCTATCTTACTTTGGTAATCCAAGAGATTTTTCACAGGATATTTATGAAATTGAAGATCAACTAATTGAAGGCATCAAAGCAATTATAAAAGAACATCTAACAATTCCCTTTGTTAATAAGATAAAAACAATTATCCAATCAGTTTCACAAGATGAAAACAACAACCTCTTTATTATTGAAGATGAATTAACAAATAATATATTTGCTCTTATAGAGGAATTTATCCCCGAGATTATTTCAAGCTTAACAGATAAAAATAAACCCCTGAACAAAGAGGATTTCAAAAACTTATTATCAACAGAATCTGTAAAGAGTGTGTTGATATCTTTCTTTGAATCAATGCATACAGCTGACCTATTTGAGGATGTTTCAGAAATGAATAGAAACCTTCAAACGTTGGAAAAACAAGAATTTTATTTGTATTTTTATGATCTATCATATGAAGGTATTACTTATCCAATATTTTATATCCCTTTCAATCTAGTTGAAATCCAAAATGAAAAGACTTATGAAGTTGAGTTTGATTCTCAGGTTTATATTAATAAAAAGGCTTTAGAATATCTTGCACAGGAATACAATTCCGATAGTCAAGATTCACAAGCTACTCTAAAGGAGATTACCAATAGAATTATATATTTAGCAGAATACAAGGATAACTTACCAGATAGATTAAATAGCATCCTGAATGAGATTGTTTCATTTTTTAAACTAGATAAAGATTTTGATCTTAATGATTCTTCGATTCAAAAGTCAAAGAGTTTATTGATTACAGCTTCTAACTCATGTTATATAGCAATCTTTGACAAGTCGGATGAAGCATTGGTTAATGATTATGAAGATATTCTAAAACTTCTTGAGCTTGGCGATTCAAAATTATCAGAAGCTTTTATTCGAATAATTGAAGATTTTATTTACAATAATCCAGTACCATTTGAGGATGAAGTTGAACAAGAATGGGAAGATACATACTCAAGTGATAAATTAATATTTCAAAGTCCTATTCCTCTGAATAGTGAGCAAAGACAGATTGTAAACGCTTTACAGAAAGATGGTTGTAATTACATATCGGTAGAAGGTCCACCAGGGACAGGAAAGAGCCATACTATAACATCAATCGTATTCAACGCTATCCTGAAAGAACAATCAGTCTTAGTACTCTCTGATAAAAAAGAAGCTCTCGACGTAGTTGAAAGTAAAATTAGCGATTCGATGAATAAAGCTCGACCATCAGGAGATTTTCAAAATCCAATACTAAGACTTGGAAAAACAGGTAATACCTATAAAGATATCCTTTCAAGAGCTTCAGTCGAAAAAATTAAAAACTATCATAAAGCATTAAAAAAACATAACGGTAACCTTGAAGATAATATTATAAAGCTTGAGAAAACTTTAAAAGAAGATTTTGAAGCAGAAAGTTTGTCCTATTCAGACATTGATATTGGAAAAATTACAGAGTACTACAATCTACAAAAACTCACCGATGAATGGGAGGAATATGTCGATTTACAAGAATTGTTAAATACTTCTGGGAGTGCTGAAATTCTTGAAAATGTAAATGTAATAATCAAAGAATTACTAGAAACTCTATTGGATCCTAACTATGAAATCTATAATACGCTGAAAATCGAAACTGAAAATCTAAGTTCGATTAATGATTGGACGTTACTAAAACAATCTATAGATACAACAATTCAAGTAAGCGAGAAAGTTCTTGAGATTTATCCTCAGTTAGTAAACCAAATGGTAATATTTGACGCTTTCTCATATGAAGATTTAACGGAATTGAGAGAGATTGTAAGAGAATTCAATGACTTAAAAACACCAATCATTGGATTTTTATTTAAAAAGAAAGACCTTGCAAAAGTTGATCTAAAGTTCAAAAAAACCTTTAATACCTCACTTGAAACGAACCCTTCTAATCAGCTATCCAATATCGAAAAAGCTTTGGAAATCTTCAACTACTTTGAAGAGCTTATTTTCGAATTACAAGATGAATACCCCATAGACCCGTTTACAATATTTCATTATTTATTCGCATTCCAAAACAGTCGTGAAATTATTGGAACTAATATCACTGATAGAATTGAATCATTTGAAGAAATATTTAAGTCCTCAAAGCTTATTCCAGAAACATTTACAAAGATTGGTCTAGATCAAGATAATATAGACTCAATCAAAACTTTAAAAATACTGAATCTTGAAGATAGATTATTTAATAAACTCCTACGATATATAAGTTTGTTTGAGGAACTCGTAGACAGATTTAATAAAATCCCATCATATAACTATATCCTTCTTAAACAACAATTAGAGGAGTTAGTAACAACGAAGATGACTTATTTGATGGATGAAAGATTAATCGATTTTGATAGGAATTATAAAGCGGATAGAATCGCATTAGGAAAGATTATTCAGTCAAAACAGAAATTCCCCAAAGATGATTTCCTCAAGTTGAAGAATGCCTTTCCATGTATTCTCGCAGGCATTCGAGATTATGCAGAATATATTCCATTAGAATCCAATATATTTGATTTAGTTATTATTGACGAAGCCTCACAAGTGAGTATTGCTCAAGCATTTCCAGCTTTGTTAAGAGCTAAAAAAGTACTTGTGCTTGGGGATAGAAAACAGTTTCCAAACGTTAAATCAAGTCAAGCTAAGGGGATAACTAATCAAAACTACCTAAATGTATTAGAGAAATCTTTTAGGGAAAATATATCTTCTGAAACAAAAGAATTAACGAAGTTGAAAAACTTTAATATAAGGACTTCAATATTAGAATTTTTTGACTCAATAAATAACTACAATTCTCTATTGAAGAAACACTTTAGAAGTTATAAGGAGATTATTTCATACTCGAATAAATATTTCTATGGTGATGAATTACAAGTAATGAAGATAAGGGGGAAACATATTGATGAGGTATTGAAATTTACAGTAATAGAGAATCCTGATATTGACGGTCTTATAACAAACACAAATAGATCAGAAGTAAAGGCCGTGATCCAAGAACTTGAGAAACTCCATTTGGAAGATTCAAATCAAAGCATAGGTATTATCACTCCTCATACGAATCAAAGAAAATTATTCATTGATGAAATAGATAGACATCCGTATAGAGAATATTTTTTTGAAAAGCTTAAGCTTAAAATTATGACATTTGATACCTGTCAGGGGGAAGAGCGTGACATAATATTCTATTCAATGGTTGCAAGCAAAGAAAAAGATGGTTTGTCTAATATTTTCATTAAAGATCTTGAAACTTCGCCAGAAGGAAGTATCAGAAAATCAAGGCTAAATGTTGGGTTTAGTCGTGCAAAGGAGACGATGCATTTTTTTATAAGCAAACCGATTGAAGAATTTAAAGGCTCAATAGGTTTGGCTTTACGACACTATCATACGATATTAGAGAAGGGCAAAAACGAGCCTCAAATTAGCGAGGTTGATCCCAATTCACCAATGGAGGAGAAAATATTACATTGGTTAACACAAACAGAGTTTTGGCAAAATAACTTTCCAGATAAGCTTCACCTAAAACCTCAATTTGAAATTGGAAAATACCTTAAACAATTAGATGACACTAATTCATATAACCATCCAAACTATGTTGTAGATTTTTTAATGCTTTACAAAGACGAAAACAATAATACTCATAAAATAATTATTGAATACGATGGATTCAAAGAACATTTTAGTCAGATTGACGAAATTAATGAATTAAATTACTCACATTATTATTCAGAAGATGATGTTTATAGACAAAAGATCTTAGAAAGTTATGGATATAAATTTCTAAGATTGAATAAGTTTAATTTAGGTGAGAACCCAATAAAAACAATAGATACCAATATTAATGAATTGGTTAAAATATCTTTACCTAATAACTTTTTAAATCAAATTCAAGCTGATTTCGAAGCTCTCGAATCGGGAGAAATGAGAGAATGCCCTAAATGCGAAACATTAAGAGAAGTTAATGATTTCCTTGACAGTTCTCTGGTAGGCGGAGTCGGGAGAATTTGCAATCATTGTAAGGGAATTACTAATGGTAAATATGCAAGTTCGAAAAGAAGTTGCCCTAAATGTGGTTCTGCAATGATTTTGAGGTCTGGTCCGTATGGGAGGTTCTATGGTTGTTCAAGATATCCGAATTGTAAAGGAACAAGAAGAATTTAG